A window of the Bdellovibrionales bacterium CG10_big_fil_rev_8_21_14_0_10_45_34 genome harbors these coding sequences:
- the pdxH gene encoding pyridoxamine 5'-phosphate oxidase, whose amino-acid sequence MQEWFRTFEAWLKEASAHEALAEAFTLSTVDVNSRVDARVLLYKGLMEGGLSFVTNYDSAKGQQLKSNDSGAMTFHWKSLSRQVRVRGKILKGSADASDSYWKARPRGSQLSGYCSPQSHVISSRKELEQQIEALEVQYKGREIPRPENWGFYYLAPYQVEFWQGYENRFHERIQWRLVEGKWEQSLLAP is encoded by the coding sequence ATGCAGGAATGGTTTAGAACTTTTGAAGCATGGTTAAAAGAGGCGTCGGCTCATGAAGCTCTTGCTGAAGCTTTTACGTTATCTACTGTGGACGTAAATAGTCGGGTCGATGCAAGAGTGCTGCTCTATAAGGGTTTGATGGAAGGTGGACTGTCTTTTGTTACCAACTATGACTCTGCGAAGGGGCAACAACTAAAGAGCAACGATTCCGGCGCGATGACCTTTCATTGGAAGTCTTTGTCTAGGCAGGTAAGAGTTCGCGGAAAAATTCTTAAAGGATCCGCCGATGCGTCGGATAGTTACTGGAAAGCGCGACCGAGGGGTAGCCAGCTCAGCGGGTATTGTTCTCCTCAAAGCCATGTCATCTCTTCGAGAAAAGAACTGGAACAGCAGATCGAAGCCCTGGAAGTTCAGTATAAAGGTCGCGAGATTCCTCGCCCCGAAAATTGGGGATTCTACTATTTGGCTCCTTACCAAGTAGAGTTTTGGCAAGGCTACGAGAATCGATTCCATGAACGCATTCAGTGGCGCCTGGTAGAGGGCAAATGGGAGCAGTCACTTTTGGCGCCATAG